The Methylobacterium sp. PvR107 genome contains a region encoding:
- a CDS encoding phage holin family protein — MRQHPDGTLALLVAALRAGTAHIEALLQLARTETDGNIRAIVSLIGIVGTIPILLIVIFFLGLDAVVKLLAVPLGSEAPAALIVAAPFLIVALLLGWLGARRMALSNLEPWRTWRQVKRDVREVARTTRA, encoded by the coding sequence ATGCGCCAACACCCCGACGGAACCCTGGCCCTGCTGGTCGCGGCCCTGCGCGCCGGGACAGCCCATATCGAGGCCCTGCTGCAGCTGGCGCGGACCGAGACCGACGGCAATATCCGAGCGATCGTGTCGCTCATCGGCATCGTCGGAACCATCCCGATCCTGCTGATCGTCATCTTCTTCCTCGGCCTCGACGCCGTGGTGAAACTGCTGGCGGTGCCGCTCGGCTCCGAGGCGCCGGCGGCGCTGATCGTCGCCGCACCGTTCCTGATCGTAGCCCTCCTGCTCGGCTGGCTCGGAGCGCGCCGGATGGCGCTCTCGAACCTGGAGCCCTGGCGGACATGGCGGCAGGTCAAGCGGGACGTCCGGGAGGTCGCGCGGACCACCAGGGCGTGA
- a CDS encoding TonB-dependent siderophore receptor, which produces MRVAHPRPGAERPPLRPTLRALLAGVSLAILAQAAASPALAQDATPPRRGVSGPPAGSSVQLEELSVESQGGAAPVPAARAGAAARAVESPTGPIDGFVAKRSATATKTNTPLIETPQSITVVGRQQLDTQNAQTLTQATQYVAGTYAGTFGADTRLDFFQLRGFVVSDYGLYLNGLQLLNYGFAYSRVNTFGLERIEVLRGPAAILFGAGNPGGLINQISKRPTENPFGYIEVGGGSFDQRYAAFDVGGPADREGHWFTRLTGYARNGGTQVQGAPDDSYSIAPAFTYKPDGSTKFTVLSSFQHDNTAVTANFLPYYGTARPTVLGLRIPRALNVGDAGFNTYQRDQAFIGYEFEHVFDDTWAVRQNARYAYTQSYQNSYIGQLGYTDPLQTRLGRYLFRDNAKIAQLDVDTQAEARFSDGFFRHDFLMGVEYRNFQIHDNQASGFPGPDLNILAPIYGPQAVSASPYLINADSFQQVGLYFQDQIKLTPELTLILGGRQDFVQNTVYDRLNPANTNGRNDSAFTYRAAAIYNFDFGLAPYIMYATSFQPEVGTDINNRAFRPDTGDQVEGGIKFEPPGQGYFLTLAGFDIHRNNVLTPNPVNTIFQTQVGAVRSTGFEAQLVANVADGLNLVASFTKLDFTTVRDADPLRVGKIPVNIPQTQASLFADYTIPFGSWRGFGFGGGVRYVGSSFADVANTLRVPDYVLFDAQVHYDYENWRFQVNAANIGDRRYVASCQSNVSCFYGEARRVLAKVSYKW; this is translated from the coding sequence ATGAGAGTCGCTCACCCCCGTCCCGGCGCCGAGCGCCCCCCCCTGCGTCCCACCCTGCGCGCCCTTCTGGCCGGCGTCTCGCTCGCCATCCTGGCGCAGGCCGCCGCGAGCCCGGCGCTGGCGCAGGACGCCACGCCGCCGCGCCGCGGCGTCTCAGGCCCGCCGGCCGGGAGCAGCGTGCAGCTCGAGGAACTCAGCGTCGAGAGCCAGGGTGGCGCCGCCCCGGTCCCGGCGGCCCGGGCTGGAGCGGCCGCCCGCGCGGTGGAGAGCCCGACCGGGCCGATCGACGGCTTCGTGGCGAAGCGCTCGGCCACTGCGACCAAGACCAACACGCCGCTGATCGAGACGCCGCAATCGATCACCGTGGTCGGCCGCCAGCAGCTCGACACCCAGAACGCCCAGACCCTGACCCAGGCGACCCAGTACGTCGCCGGCACCTATGCGGGCACGTTCGGCGCCGACACGCGCCTCGATTTCTTCCAGCTGCGCGGCTTCGTGGTCAGCGATTACGGCCTCTACCTCAACGGCCTGCAGCTCCTGAACTACGGCTTCGCCTACAGCCGGGTGAACACGTTCGGGCTTGAGCGCATCGAGGTGCTGCGCGGCCCTGCCGCGATCCTGTTCGGCGCCGGCAATCCCGGTGGCCTGATCAACCAGATCAGCAAGCGCCCGACCGAGAACCCGTTCGGCTACATCGAGGTCGGCGGCGGCTCCTTCGACCAGCGCTACGCCGCCTTCGACGTCGGCGGCCCGGCCGACCGGGAGGGCCACTGGTTCACACGGCTCACCGGCTATGCCCGCAACGGCGGCACGCAGGTCCAGGGCGCGCCGGACGACAGCTACTCCATCGCCCCGGCCTTCACCTATAAGCCGGACGGGTCGACCAAGTTCACGGTGCTGTCGAGCTTCCAGCACGACAACACGGCGGTGACGGCGAACTTCCTGCCCTATTACGGCACGGCGCGGCCCACGGTGCTCGGCCTGCGCATCCCGCGCGCGCTGAACGTCGGCGATGCCGGCTTCAACACCTACCAGCGCGACCAGGCCTTCATCGGCTACGAGTTCGAGCACGTCTTCGACGACACCTGGGCGGTGCGCCAGAACGCCCGCTACGCCTACACGCAGAGCTATCAGAACTCGTATATCGGCCAGCTCGGCTACACCGACCCGCTCCAGACCCGGCTCGGCCGCTACCTGTTCCGGGACAACGCGAAGATCGCGCAGCTCGACGTCGACACCCAGGCCGAGGCCAGGTTTTCCGACGGCTTCTTCCGCCACGACTTCCTGATGGGCGTGGAGTACCGGAACTTCCAGATCCACGACAACCAGGCCTCGGGCTTCCCCGGCCCGGACCTCAACATCCTCGCGCCGATCTACGGCCCGCAGGCGGTCTCGGCCTCGCCCTACCTGATCAACGCCGACTCGTTCCAGCAGGTCGGCCTCTACTTCCAGGACCAGATCAAGCTCACCCCGGAGCTGACCCTGATCCTCGGCGGCCGCCAGGACTTCGTCCAGAACACCGTCTACGACCGCCTGAACCCGGCCAACACGAACGGCCGCAACGACAGCGCCTTCACCTACCGGGCGGCGGCGATCTACAATTTCGACTTCGGCCTCGCGCCCTACATCATGTACGCGACCTCGTTTCAGCCCGAGGTCGGCACCGACATCAACAACCGGGCCTTCAGGCCCGATACCGGCGATCAGGTCGAGGGCGGCATCAAGTTCGAGCCGCCCGGCCAGGGCTATTTCCTGACGCTGGCGGGCTTCGACATCCACCGCAACAACGTGCTCACCCCCAACCCGGTGAACACGATCTTCCAGACACAGGTCGGCGCGGTGCGCTCCACCGGCTTCGAGGCGCAGCTGGTGGCCAACGTCGCCGACGGCCTCAACCTCGTGGCGTCCTTCACCAAGCTCGATTTCACCACCGTGCGGGATGCCGATCCGCTGCGGGTCGGCAAGATTCCGGTCAACATCCCGCAGACCCAGGCCTCGCTGTTTGCCGACTACACCATCCCGTTCGGGTCGTGGCGCGGCTTCGGCTTCGGCGGCGGCGTGCGCTACGTCGGCAGCTCGTTCGCCGACGTGGCCAACACCCTGCGGGTGCCCGACTACGTGCTGTTCGACGCGCAGGTGCACTACGATTACGAGAACTGGCGCTTCCAGGTGAACGCCGCGAATATCGGCGACCGGCGCTACGTCGCCTCCTGCCAGTCGAACGTCTCGTGCTTCTACGGCGAGGCCCGGCGGGTACTGGCGAAGGTCAGCTACAAGTGGTGA
- the fliR gene encoding flagellar biosynthesis protein FliR, which yields MIPETILGIFMIFCRVGGCLLVTPGLSSTRVSPRIRLLIALTVTLAVAPLLLPKFGASLRNAAPADTFWWIGCETLTGLAIGFFGRSFYFALETMMNGLATMIGLGGIPGNPVADNEAALLVGSLIMMAATVLVFTMDLHWELFRGLVASYDRIPAGNPFGAQPMLTGLVDRTTAAFLMALRLTSPFMVYSVIVNLALGLANKLTPQIPVFFIATPFILLGGFLLLMVLSSDMLGQFILEYEHWLRRG from the coding sequence ATGATTCCGGAGACGATCCTCGGGATCTTCATGATCTTCTGCCGCGTCGGCGGCTGCCTCCTGGTCACCCCGGGTTTGTCCAGCACACGGGTTTCGCCGCGCATCCGCCTGCTCATTGCCCTGACGGTGACCCTGGCGGTCGCGCCGCTGCTGCTTCCGAAATTCGGCGCGAGCCTGCGGAATGCCGCGCCGGCCGACACCTTCTGGTGGATCGGGTGCGAGACGCTCACCGGCCTCGCCATCGGGTTCTTCGGCCGGTCCTTCTATTTTGCACTCGAAACGATGATGAACGGCCTGGCGACGATGATCGGCCTCGGGGGCATCCCCGGGAACCCGGTCGCCGACAACGAGGCGGCCTTGCTTGTCGGCTCGCTGATCATGATGGCGGCGACGGTCCTGGTCTTCACCATGGACCTGCATTGGGAACTCTTCCGCGGCCTGGTCGCCTCCTATGACCGCATCCCAGCCGGCAATCCGTTCGGCGCGCAGCCGATGCTGACGGGTCTCGTCGATCGGACCACCGCGGCCTTCCTCATGGCCCTGCGCCTGACGAGCCCGTTCATGGTCTATTCGGTGATCGTGAACCTCGCCCTGGGTCTCGCCAACAAGCTCACGCCGCAGATTCCGGTGTTCTTCATCGCGACGCCGTTCATCCTCTTGGGCGGGTTTCTCCTGCTGATGGTCCTGTCGAGCGACATGCTCGGCCAGTTCATCCTCGAATACGAGCACTGGCTGAGAAGGGGCTGA
- a CDS encoding alpha/beta hydrolase: protein MAGNGIANGALAALLAVQGAILAVGPSRAQGMVPVQVPAPTRAASQAAPPGTVPAPAREPAQPSGLAPDEPVTRAGYFYIGGRYQKLGDKTVMVGQMFVQSRTPARVTQPYPLVMVHGLAQTGVNFLATADGRPGWVQSFVEKGYQVYVVDQVGRGRSGTNPEVYGPYDRLGSRSLERTHTAPEIYDLYPQAKLHTRWPGGPGVQGNAGFDQFFASQVPFLANSQQTEELVDPALLALLDKVGPAILLTHGQAALFGWAVSDARPDLVKAHVSVEPSGPPFFDVQFRGGKDFWEKAGDGRARAYGLTRMPLTFDPPVKAPEDLIVAQQAKAADGHVRCWLQGEPARTLPNLAKVPTVLVTAEASFHAPYDTCTEAFLAQAGAKPDVIRLADRDLHGNGHMMMLETNSDAVADMLAGWIAGRMK, encoded by the coding sequence ATGGCCGGCAACGGCATCGCGAACGGCGCCCTCGCAGCGCTGCTCGCCGTTCAGGGGGCGATCCTGGCCGTGGGACCATCCCGGGCGCAGGGAATGGTTCCGGTCCAGGTCCCGGCGCCAACCCGGGCCGCGTCGCAGGCCGCGCCTCCGGGAACCGTCCCGGCACCGGCGCGGGAACCGGCCCAGCCGTCCGGTCTGGCACCGGACGAGCCGGTGACCCGGGCCGGCTACTTCTACATCGGCGGCCGCTACCAGAAGCTCGGCGACAAGACCGTGATGGTCGGCCAGATGTTCGTGCAGTCGCGCACACCGGCGCGGGTTACGCAACCCTACCCGCTGGTGATGGTGCATGGCCTCGCCCAGACCGGCGTGAACTTCCTCGCCACGGCGGACGGTCGCCCGGGCTGGGTGCAGTCTTTCGTCGAGAAGGGCTATCAGGTCTACGTGGTCGATCAGGTCGGGCGCGGGCGCTCGGGCACCAACCCGGAGGTCTACGGTCCCTATGACCGGCTCGGCAGCCGCAGCCTCGAGCGGACCCACACGGCACCGGAGATCTACGACCTCTACCCGCAGGCCAAGCTGCACACCCGGTGGCCGGGCGGGCCCGGCGTGCAGGGCAATGCCGGCTTCGATCAGTTCTTCGCCAGCCAGGTCCCGTTCCTCGCCAACAGCCAGCAGACCGAGGAACTGGTCGATCCCGCCCTGCTGGCGCTGCTGGACAAGGTCGGGCCGGCGATCCTGCTGACCCATGGCCAGGCGGCGCTGTTCGGCTGGGCGGTCTCGGATGCCCGCCCCGACCTCGTGAAGGCGCATGTCTCGGTCGAGCCGAGTGGGCCGCCCTTCTTCGACGTGCAGTTCCGTGGCGGCAAGGATTTCTGGGAGAAGGCCGGCGACGGCCGCGCCCGCGCCTACGGGCTGACCCGTATGCCGCTGACCTTCGATCCGCCCGTGAAGGCGCCGGAGGACCTGATCGTGGCGCAGCAGGCCAAGGCGGCGGACGGGCATGTGCGCTGCTGGCTGCAGGGCGAGCCCGCCCGGACCCTGCCGAACCTCGCGAAGGTTCCGACCGTGCTGGTCACCGCGGAGGCCTCCTTCCACGCCCCCTACGACACGTGCACGGAGGCGTTTCTGGCCCAGGCCGGCGCCAAGCCCGACGTGATCCGCCTCGCCGACCGGGATCTGCACGGCAACGGCCACATGATGATGCTGGAGACCAACAGCGACGCCGTGGCCGACATGCTGGCCGGCTGGATCGCCGGCCGTATGAAGTAA
- a CDS encoding rod-binding protein, which yields MSVQPPSDIVLDVARAADPTRYQAAVTKLTQAASGDFAAALGTASSLRTGVPVAPQPSADAVLTRFRTAATLPAPRAKGSPAQQFEAFVLQTFVESMLPQEASAVFGKGNAGSIWKSMLAEQLGAQLAKSGGIGIARMIDAAHPETGDATHATRTPTV from the coding sequence GTGAGCGTCCAACCACCTTCCGATATCGTCCTCGACGTGGCGCGCGCCGCCGATCCGACCCGCTATCAGGCGGCCGTGACCAAGCTCACGCAGGCCGCCTCCGGGGATTTCGCGGCTGCGCTGGGCACCGCCTCAAGTCTTCGGACCGGCGTCCCGGTCGCGCCGCAGCCGAGCGCCGACGCCGTGCTGACCCGTTTCCGGACCGCCGCAACGCTTCCGGCGCCACGAGCGAAGGGGAGCCCGGCCCAGCAATTCGAGGCCTTCGTCCTGCAGACCTTTGTCGAATCCATGCTTCCTCAAGAGGCTTCGGCGGTCTTCGGCAAGGGCAACGCCGGTTCAATCTGGAAGTCGATGCTGGCCGAGCAGCTCGGCGCCCAGCTCGCCAAGTCCGGCGGCATCGGCATCGCCCGGATGATCGACGCCGCGCATCCTGAGACCGGCGATGCGACGCACGCCACCCGGACGCCGACGGTCTAG
- a CDS encoding transporter substrate-binding domain-containing protein, giving the protein MTLSSHAQDAAVKAELAPTGTLRVGLIEAPTAGLIFVRRLEDGTPDGVTADLSADLAGRLDLPRAVTLFPNSGAAAAALQAETIDVSFMPVDAARRQVLDFGPGYYDLESTYLVGGASGITDVTQVDRPGLRVLAIDGTTTFRASARTLTHTQPVAIPSVAEAVDRMRTGQADAFALSRDTLRPIVEQVPGSRIVSGGFQQTQVAVAVPRGRPGALAYVTAWLDEAKRAGVVRRIFDARGFRDDAVAH; this is encoded by the coding sequence ATGACGCTTTCCAGCCACGCTCAGGACGCAGCCGTCAAAGCCGAGTTGGCCCCGACGGGTACGCTGCGGGTCGGCCTCATCGAGGCGCCGACCGCCGGCTTGATCTTCGTCCGCCGCCTAGAAGACGGCACGCCGGACGGCGTCACGGCTGACCTGAGTGCCGATCTCGCAGGGCGGCTTGATCTCCCACGGGCCGTCACTCTGTTCCCGAACTCCGGCGCTGCGGCCGCCGCGCTCCAGGCCGAGACCATCGACGTGAGCTTCATGCCGGTCGACGCGGCGCGGCGGCAGGTGCTCGATTTCGGGCCGGGATACTACGATCTGGAGAGCACCTACCTGGTTGGCGGCGCCTCCGGCATCACCGATGTGACGCAGGTAGACAGGCCGGGGCTCCGGGTCCTGGCGATCGACGGCACCACGACGTTCCGCGCCTCCGCCCGCACCCTGACGCATACGCAGCCCGTCGCGATTCCCTCCGTGGCCGAGGCCGTGGATCGCATGCGCACCGGGCAGGCGGATGCCTTCGCCCTCTCACGCGACACGCTTCGACCAATCGTCGAGCAGGTCCCGGGCTCTCGGATCGTCAGCGGCGGCTTCCAGCAGACGCAGGTCGCCGTCGCCGTCCCGCGAGGCCGCCCGGGCGCCCTCGCCTACGTCACGGCGTGGCTGGACGAGGCGAAACGCGCCGGCGTCGTCCGCCGGATCTTCGATGCCCGCGGCTTCCGCGACGACGCGGTCGCGCATTAA
- a CDS encoding flagellar protein FlgN: MLLSTLNRLEATIEAETAALTVHDLRDQDEFNRRKSQSLVELARLGRAIDATALNPAEIDGLERVRAKLRRNHELLGIHLRAMQEVSDIVSTMIQSAESDGTYSAALRYQE; the protein is encoded by the coding sequence ATGCTGCTCTCGACCCTCAATCGCCTCGAGGCCACAATCGAAGCCGAGACCGCCGCGCTGACGGTGCACGACCTGCGGGATCAGGATGAGTTCAACCGCCGCAAGAGCCAGAGCCTGGTGGAGCTCGCACGTCTCGGACGGGCTATCGACGCGACGGCTCTCAATCCCGCGGAGATCGACGGCTTGGAACGGGTCCGCGCCAAGCTCCGGCGCAATCACGAACTCCTGGGCATCCACCTGCGCGCCATGCAGGAGGTCTCGGATATCGTCTCGACCATGATCCAGAGCGCGGAATCCGATGGCACCTACTCGGCCGCCCTACGCTATCAGGAGTGA
- a CDS encoding acyl-CoA synthetase yields MARDTIYDRDLDRVPANHQPLTPLLYLERAARVFPDQVAVTHGALRRPYRDLYARARRLASALAARGIGRGDTVAALLANTPEMIECHYGVPMTGAVLNTLNTRLDADAIRFCLEHGEAKVLITDREFAKTAAAALGGLATKPFVIDVDDPEYDGPGVRLGETDYEAFLAGGDPEHDWNLPDDEWDAITLNYTSGTTGDPKGVVYHHRGAALLALGNVITGGLGQHPVYLWTLPMFHCNGWCFPWTLSIVAGTHVCLRQVRAEAMYRLMDEHGVTHLCGAPIVMQMLINAPDAERRDLPRRVAFFTAAAPPPEAVLAGMSEAGFDVTHLYGLTESYGPAVVNAWHADWDALAADQRAARKARQGVRYPVLEALDVRDPETLEPVPADGATIGEVMMRGNVVMRGYLKNPAATRAAFKGGWFRTGDLGVKHPDGYVQLKDRSKDIIISGGENISSIEVEDALFKHPAVAAAAVVAKPDPKWGETPCAFVELKPGATPSADELIQWCRGRLASYKLPRHVVFGELPKTSTGKVQKFILRARARQDGA; encoded by the coding sequence ATGGCCCGCGACACGATCTACGACCGCGACCTCGACCGCGTGCCGGCCAACCATCAGCCGCTGACTCCCCTGCTCTATCTCGAACGGGCCGCGCGGGTTTTCCCCGATCAGGTCGCCGTCACCCACGGCGCCCTGCGGCGGCCCTACCGCGACCTCTATGCCCGCGCGCGCCGTCTCGCCTCGGCGCTGGCGGCGCGCGGGATCGGCCGCGGCGACACGGTGGCGGCGCTGCTCGCCAACACCCCCGAGATGATCGAGTGCCACTACGGCGTGCCGATGACCGGGGCCGTGCTCAACACCCTCAACACCCGTCTCGACGCCGACGCGATCCGCTTCTGCCTGGAGCATGGCGAGGCCAAGGTGCTGATCACCGACCGCGAATTCGCCAAGACGGCCGCGGCGGCCCTCGGCGGCCTCGCGACGAAACCCTTCGTCATCGACGTCGACGACCCCGAATATGACGGCCCCGGCGTTCGCCTCGGCGAGACCGACTACGAGGCCTTCCTGGCCGGCGGCGACCCGGAGCACGACTGGAATCTGCCGGACGACGAGTGGGACGCGATCACGCTGAACTACACATCGGGCACCACGGGCGACCCGAAGGGCGTGGTCTACCACCACCGCGGCGCGGCCCTGCTGGCGCTCGGCAACGTCATCACGGGCGGGCTCGGCCAGCACCCGGTCTATCTCTGGACCCTGCCGATGTTCCACTGCAACGGCTGGTGCTTCCCCTGGACGCTGTCGATCGTGGCCGGCACCCATGTCTGCCTGCGGCAGGTGCGGGCCGAGGCGATGTACCGGCTGATGGATGAGCACGGGGTCACGCATCTCTGCGGCGCGCCGATCGTCATGCAGATGCTGATCAACGCCCCCGATGCCGAGCGCCGCGACCTGCCCCGGCGCGTCGCCTTCTTCACTGCCGCCGCGCCGCCGCCGGAAGCGGTGTTGGCCGGCATGTCGGAGGCCGGGTTCGACGTCACGCACCTCTACGGCCTGACCGAGAGCTACGGCCCGGCGGTGGTCAATGCCTGGCACGCCGACTGGGACGCGCTCGCGGCCGACCAGCGGGCGGCCCGGAAGGCCCGCCAGGGCGTGCGCTATCCGGTTCTGGAAGCGCTCGACGTCCGCGATCCGGAGACGCTGGAGCCGGTGCCCGCCGACGGGGCGACGATCGGCGAGGTGATGATGCGCGGCAACGTGGTGATGCGCGGCTATCTCAAGAATCCCGCCGCCACCCGGGCCGCCTTCAAGGGCGGCTGGTTCCGCACCGGCGACCTCGGGGTGAAGCACCCGGACGGCTACGTCCAGCTCAAGGACCGCTCGAAGGACATCATCATCTCGGGCGGTGAGAACATCTCGTCGATCGAGGTCGAGGACGCGCTGTTCAAGCATCCGGCGGTCGCCGCCGCCGCGGTGGTGGCCAAGCCCGATCCGAAATGGGGCGAGACGCCCTGCGCGTTCGTCGAGCTGAAGCCGGGCGCGACGCCCAGCGCCGACGAGCTGATCCAGTGGTGCCGGGGGCGGCTGGCCTCCTACAAGCTGCCGCGCCACGTCGTGTTCGGGGAATTGCCCAAGACTTCGACCGGCAAGGTTCAGAAATTCATCCTGCGCGCGCGGGCCCGGCAGGACGGGGCCTGA
- a CDS encoding IS3 family transposase has product MLTMDVSERRACRALGQHRSTQRKVPRGRDDEEARTADLVALAEKYGRYGYRKISALLKAAGWFVNDKRVERIWRREGLKVPSRPSSPNEGGSGTTTAPASVFARNYRNHVWSYDFVEARTHDGRKIRMLDVVDAFTHACLAIRAARKLKAINVLSDLFILRGVPGHIRSDNGPEFVAKAVRAWITGVGAKTAYITSGSPWENGYVERFNARLRDELLNGEIFYTLTEAQVVIENWRRHDNTVRPHASLGYRPPAPDVYMPAFTAWRAALTRPTPPAKQSVVKRLDPWTTPWGPIRPLSQVGRTRHQHSAALVLDKRQDSFPA; this is encoded by the coding sequence ATGCTGACGATGGACGTCTCCGAGCGTCGCGCCTGCCGGGCGCTCGGTCAGCATCGCTCGACACAGCGCAAGGTGCCGCGGGGGCGCGACGACGAAGAGGCGCGGACGGCCGACCTCGTGGCGTTGGCCGAGAAGTACGGGCGCTACGGCTACCGAAAGATCAGCGCCTTGCTGAAGGCGGCCGGTTGGTTCGTCAACGACAAACGCGTCGAGCGGATCTGGCGGCGCGAGGGCCTGAAGGTCCCGTCCCGGCCAAGCAGCCCAAACGAGGGCGGATCTGGGACAACGACGGCGCCTGCATCCGTCTTCGCCCGGAATTACCGCAATCACGTGTGGTCGTACGACTTCGTCGAGGCCCGCACGCATGACGGACGCAAGATCCGGATGCTCGACGTGGTCGACGCGTTCACACATGCATGCTTGGCGATCCGGGCCGCACGCAAGCTCAAGGCGATCAACGTGCTCTCAGATCTGTTCATCCTGCGTGGCGTACCGGGCCACATCCGCTCGGATAACGGGCCGGAGTTCGTCGCGAAAGCTGTCCGAGCTTGGATCACCGGCGTCGGAGCCAAGACCGCCTATATCACTTCTGGCTCACCGTGGGAGAATGGCTACGTCGAACGCTTCAACGCGCGGCTTCGCGACGAACTGCTCAACGGTGAGATCTTCTATACACTCACGGAGGCGCAGGTCGTCATCGAAAACTGGAGACGACACGACAACACCGTGCGCCCGCACGCCTCGCTGGGATACCGCCCGCCGGCACCGGACGTGTACATGCCAGCCTTCACCGCTTGGCGGGCTGCGCTTACCCGACCGACTCCGCCGGCCAAGCAATCTGTGGTGAAGCGACTCGACCCTTGGACCACCCCGTGGGGGCCGATCAGGCCGTTATCGCAGGTGGGGCGGACGCGACATCAGCATTCCGCAGCCCTCGTACTGGACAAGCGGCAGGACTCATTCCCCGCTTGA
- a CDS encoding acyltransferase family protein, with the protein MAEAVGGPERRANNFGSLRLLFAVLVILAHAPELVDGDRSRELLTQVFGTLSLGEVAVDGFFLVSGYLITASYCAKRSFGDFVLRRVRRIYPAFVVASLLCIAVVAPLSGGDLAAASPLQTLLRLSLLLMPVVPGAFAELPYPLLNGAMWTIPCEFGCYLLLGLVGTARALRRRGRYLALMAGLGALLALRWLYLPIAHPGDALGSLSEMIRLTFVFACGGAFRLFADRIAYTPRGAAAAALLLLPLMFSRPLAEPAFAILGGYLIFWFAFAVRPNALSRATAQVDPSYGLYLYAWPLQNLLIARIPGISPWTVAGLALAAAIPLGILSWYLIERPMLGDRPGSRGANRLGAGGAVPAAPALGR; encoded by the coding sequence GTGGCGGAGGCGGTAGGCGGCCCGGAGCGGAGGGCGAACAATTTCGGATCGCTGCGTCTCCTGTTCGCGGTTCTGGTGATCCTCGCCCACGCCCCCGAACTGGTGGACGGCGATCGCTCGCGCGAGTTGCTCACGCAGGTCTTCGGCACCCTGTCGCTCGGCGAGGTCGCGGTCGACGGGTTCTTCCTGGTGAGCGGCTACCTGATCACCGCGAGCTACTGCGCCAAGCGCTCCTTCGGCGATTTCGTGCTGCGGCGGGTGCGGCGAATCTACCCGGCCTTCGTGGTGGCCTCGCTCCTCTGCATCGCGGTCGTCGCCCCGTTGAGCGGCGGCGATCTCGCGGCGGCCTCGCCCCTGCAGACCCTGCTCCGGCTGTCGCTGCTGCTGATGCCGGTCGTGCCGGGCGCCTTCGCAGAGCTGCCCTATCCGCTGCTCAACGGCGCGATGTGGACGATCCCCTGCGAGTTCGGCTGCTACCTGCTGCTCGGGCTCGTCGGCACGGCCCGCGCCCTGCGGCGGCGCGGGCGCTACCTCGCCCTGATGGCAGGCCTCGGCGCGCTGCTGGCCCTGCGCTGGCTCTACCTGCCCATCGCGCATCCGGGCGACGCGCTCGGCTCCCTGTCGGAGATGATCCGGCTCACTTTCGTGTTCGCCTGCGGCGGCGCCTTCCGGCTGTTCGCCGACCGGATCGCCTATACCCCGCGCGGCGCGGCCGCAGCCGCCCTGCTGCTCCTGCCGCTGATGTTCAGCCGGCCGCTGGCCGAGCCGGCCTTCGCGATCCTCGGCGGCTACCTGATCTTCTGGTTCGCCTTCGCGGTGCGCCCCAACGCCCTCAGCCGCGCCACCGCGCAGGTCGATCCCTCCTACGGGCTCTACCTCTACGCCTGGCCGCTTCAGAACCTGCTGATCGCCCGCATCCCCGGGATCTCCCCCTGGACGGTGGCGGGCCTGGCACTGGCGGCCGCCATCCCCCTCGGGATCCTGAGCTGGTACCTGATCGAGCGGCCGATGCTCGGGGATCGGCCGGGCTCGCGCGGCGCGAACCGGCTGGGAGCCGGCGGAGCCGTGCCGGCAGCGCCTGCGCTCGGCCGCTGA